The following are encoded together in the Candidatus Methylomirabilis oxygeniifera genome:
- a CDS encoding conserved protein of unknown function (Evidence 4 : Homologs of previously reported genes of unknown function): protein MGKSSFSRAVVALREDRRVLRIVPWLAARLMQCLFRLLRVVHVGRAYPERCWAKGERIIVVFWHGRLLMMPFVYPGKSGALLISQHRDGEYFSRIATILGFEVIRGSATRGGMRAIKQMIRAIKGGLDLVVTPDGPKGPRAKVKSGVIEVAKLTGAPIVPVSFSAARRRFLQSWDGFLVPVPFSRAVYIWGEPMYVPPTTTKDEITKHQEVLEERLDLLTMKADNYFRTDR from the coding sequence ATGGGGAAGTCATCCTTTTCCCGAGCGGTCGTTGCGCTCAGGGAAGATCGTCGTGTTCTGCGCATTGTCCCATGGCTTGCGGCGAGGTTGATGCAGTGCCTCTTTCGGCTCCTTCGAGTGGTTCATGTGGGCCGTGCGTACCCGGAACGCTGCTGGGCAAAGGGAGAGCGAATCATTGTGGTCTTCTGGCACGGCCGGCTCCTGATGATGCCGTTTGTCTATCCCGGGAAATCCGGAGCGCTCCTCATCAGCCAGCATCGGGATGGGGAGTATTTCAGCCGAATCGCAACGATTCTCGGGTTCGAGGTGATTCGAGGCTCAGCGACACGGGGCGGCATGCGCGCCATCAAGCAGATGATCCGCGCCATCAAAGGCGGACTGGACCTGGTTGTCACCCCGGATGGCCCAAAGGGACCGCGAGCGAAGGTCAAGTCCGGTGTCATCGAGGTCGCGAAGCTGACGGGGGCTCCCATTGTGCCGGTGAGCTTCAGTGCGGCGCGACGCCGATTCCTCCAGAGCTGGGACGGCTTCCTTGTGCCGGTCCCGTTCTCCCGTGCCGTGTACATCTGGGGGGAACCGATGTATGTTCCTCCGACAACGACCAAGGATGAGATAACAAAGCACCAGGAAGTCCTCGAAGAGCGCCTCGATCTGCTCACAATGAAGGCGGATAACTACTTCAGAACGGATCGATGA
- the lpxA gene encoding Acyl-[acyl-carrier-protein]--UDP-N-acetylglucosamine O-acyltransferase (UDP-N-acetylglucosamine acyltransferase) (Evidence 2a : Function of homologous gene experimentally demonstrated in an other organism; PubMedId : 14651342, 9197543, 9440522; Product type e : enzyme) produces MAQIHPSAIVAPEATLASDCSIGAFSMIGPDVVVRSGTVIGSHVLIEGVTEIGERCQIFSHVVLGAAPQIFQDRGEKTRLMIRDETIIREFASVHRGSVKGRGVTVLGCRNYIMAYAHIAHDCILHDDVVVASQAGLAGHVEVETRAVIGGQTGIHQFVRIGQYAMVGACSAVLQDIPPFLKAQGNRAKCYGLNTVGLRRHGISEEAILRLKQAYRLLFLAHLNTSQALERIASEVTSCPEIEHLMHFIKLSARGIAR; encoded by the coding sequence ATGGCGCAGATCCATCCGTCAGCGATTGTCGCACCTGAGGCCACGCTGGCGTCGGACTGCAGTATCGGTGCCTTTTCAATGATCGGTCCTGATGTCGTTGTCAGGTCCGGGACCGTTATCGGCTCGCATGTCCTTATCGAGGGGGTGACGGAGATCGGGGAACGGTGCCAGATCTTCTCCCATGTCGTCCTCGGCGCGGCACCTCAGATCTTCCAGGACAGGGGCGAGAAGACCAGATTGATGATCCGTGACGAGACAATCATCCGGGAGTTCGCATCGGTTCATCGCGGCTCGGTAAAGGGGAGAGGCGTCACCGTGTTGGGATGCCGGAACTACATCATGGCCTATGCTCATATTGCGCACGATTGTATCCTGCACGATGACGTTGTCGTCGCCAGTCAAGCCGGACTGGCCGGCCACGTCGAGGTCGAAACGCGAGCAGTTATTGGTGGGCAGACAGGGATCCATCAGTTCGTCCGCATCGGACAATACGCGATGGTCGGCGCCTGTTCCGCGGTGCTGCAAGACATCCCACCTTTCCTGAAGGCGCAGGGGAACCGAGCCAAATGCTACGGTTTAAACACGGTAGGTCTTCGCCGCCATGGTATTTCTGAGGAGGCAATTCTTCGTCTCAAGCAAGCCTATCGATTGCTCTTCCTGGCCCACCTTAATACATCCCAGGCTCTGGAGAGGATTGCATCGGAGGTCACCTCTTGCCCGGAGATTGAGCACTTGATGCACTTCATCAAGTTATCGGCCAGAGGAATCGCCCGTTGA
- a CDS encoding ADP-heptose--LPS heptosyltransferase II (modular protein): protein MRLQTLHVRKTFEPDRLRSILVASPNWLGDAVLALPALANLRRSFPSVRISLLVRPWLSPLFRSLPCIDELVELPGRGELKWAATALRQREFELALLLPNSFRIALISRLAGIPHRVGYATDWRDSLLTVGVRPSSGTPLHQADAYLGLLRALQWDAWVRPTGFLRPPGSDAEVEKLLAESGLPPHAPVVGMTPGATYGTAKRWPVERFAEVADRLADRFGTVALLFGSSREASLTRAIRSRMRGAVIDFGGRTTLAELAGLLSRCALLLTNDTGPMHLASALGIPCVALFGPTDPHRTGPLGSGHQVLHNPPTCSPCRYRDCPIDHRCMQELDVERVVAAAEILLARSHAPADASIRPAPAVFLDRDGTINEEVGPIQRPDMMRPIPKAAEALKRLGEAGYRRIVVSNQARVARGDATEELVEASHQRLLELLQADGGGTDAFYYCPHHPREGRFPYRRDCLCRKPAPGLIQRAAYEQQVDLGRSYVVGDKVSDMLLADGLSLPSVLVLTGYGRESLEHLRSTGGPMPAYTARDLLDATEWIVQRCQPA from the coding sequence ATGAGGCTCCAGACACTGCATGTTCGAAAAACATTCGAACCCGATCGGCTGCGATCTATCCTGGTTGCAAGCCCTAATTGGTTGGGTGATGCGGTGCTCGCGCTTCCTGCGCTCGCCAACCTTCGTCGCTCATTCCCGAGTGTAAGAATCTCACTCCTTGTGCGTCCATGGCTGAGCCCGCTGTTTCGATCCTTGCCGTGTATCGATGAACTCGTTGAGCTGCCGGGCAGGGGTGAGTTGAAGTGGGCGGCGACCGCACTGCGGCAACGAGAGTTCGAGTTGGCTCTGCTTTTACCGAACAGTTTTCGGATAGCGCTCATCAGTCGGCTGGCAGGGATTCCGCATCGGGTCGGGTATGCGACCGATTGGCGAGATTCCTTATTGACGGTGGGGGTGCGCCCCTCGAGTGGGACGCCGTTACATCAGGCGGACGCTTATCTTGGCCTGCTACGTGCGCTACAGTGGGATGCGTGGGTGCGCCCAACCGGATTCCTGCGTCCGCCTGGAAGCGATGCGGAAGTTGAGAAACTGCTGGCTGAGTCCGGTCTCCCCCCTCACGCCCCGGTTGTCGGCATGACCCCAGGGGCCACGTATGGGACGGCAAAGCGCTGGCCGGTGGAACGATTTGCAGAAGTCGCCGATCGTCTGGCGGATCGCTTCGGCACGGTTGCCCTGTTGTTCGGTTCATCACGCGAAGCGTCATTAACACGGGCCATCCGCTCGCGGATGCGCGGGGCTGTCATCGACTTCGGCGGACGAACGACGCTCGCTGAATTGGCCGGCCTGCTGAGTCGGTGCGCGCTGCTCCTGACGAACGATACGGGACCCATGCATCTGGCCTCCGCACTGGGAATCCCGTGCGTGGCCCTGTTCGGCCCGACGGATCCCCATCGCACAGGTCCCCTCGGCTCCGGCCATCAGGTTCTTCACAATCCGCCGACGTGTAGTCCGTGTCGCTACCGCGACTGCCCTATCGACCATCGATGTATGCAGGAACTTGATGTGGAGAGGGTGGTGGCTGCGGCGGAGATCCTTCTCGCTCGATCACACGCTCCTGCTGATGCGAGCATCCGGCCGGCGCCGGCGGTGTTTCTGGATCGGGACGGTACCATCAATGAAGAGGTAGGGCCGATCCAACGCCCGGATATGATGAGGCCGATTCCCAAGGCGGCGGAAGCGTTGAAACGCCTTGGCGAGGCGGGATATCGGCGGATCGTGGTCAGCAATCAAGCGCGGGTGGCCCGGGGGGACGCCACTGAAGAGCTGGTTGAAGCATCCCATCAACGGCTTCTGGAGCTGCTCCAGGCGGATGGAGGAGGGACGGATGCCTTCTACTACTGTCCTCATCACCCTCGGGAAGGGCGCTTTCCATACAGACGGGACTGCCTGTGTCGTAAGCCCGCTCCAGGACTGATTCAGCGGGCGGCCTATGAGCAGCAGGTGGACCTGGGGCGATCGTACGTCGTGGGGGATAAGGTGAGCGACATGCTGCTGGCAGATGGACTGAGTCTGCCTTCGGTGCTGGTCCTGACAGGCTATGGACGTGAGTCGTTGGAACACCTTCGGTCGACGGGAGGTCCAATGCCCGCGTATACGGCAAGAGATCTGCTTGACGCCACCGAGTGGATTGTCCAAAGGTGCCAGCCGGCATGA
- the lpxB gene encoding Lipid-A-disaccharide synthase (Evidence 2a : Function of homologous gene experimentally demonstrated in an other organism; PubMedId : 3277952, 3531165; Product type e : enzyme), producing MRDGRILIVAGESSGDLHAAGVVAELRRRAPDLTIEGIGGDRMRQAGVRLHAHAGDLAVVGLVEVVARLPAIWRAYRSMIRCLRDRRPDLVILVDFPDFNLRLARRASRLGIPVVYFISPQVWAWRAGRIRSIAKYVRRLLVIFPFEEGFYRDKGVEALYVGHPLLDRLASSPSMNEARRRLGLEGAAPVLGLLPGSRTGELMRHLPILLRSARRLMTEQPDLRVVIAAADGLPLDLIGSFLTREAVLATVVQGQTYEVMAASDLLLVASGTATIEAAIIGTPMVIVYRLAFLSWLLGCLLIRVPYIGMVNLVAGRRIAPELIQFHATPERIADEARRLLLSAEQRRHTRQELQQMRDRLGPPGALSRTVDAILECLQSGALEEIAVQRG from the coding sequence ATGCGAGATGGCCGGATCCTGATCGTCGCAGGAGAGTCGTCAGGAGATCTGCATGCTGCCGGTGTGGTTGCCGAGCTGCGGCGGCGCGCCCCGGACCTGACCATAGAGGGAATCGGAGGGGACCGGATGCGTCAGGCGGGTGTCCGCCTCCATGCGCATGCGGGCGATCTGGCTGTGGTGGGCCTCGTCGAGGTAGTCGCCAGACTCCCTGCTATCTGGCGGGCGTACCGGAGTATGATCCGGTGCTTGCGCGATCGACGCCCCGATCTGGTGATCCTTGTAGATTTTCCGGACTTCAACCTGAGGCTCGCTCGCCGCGCATCCCGGCTTGGCATCCCGGTGGTCTACTTTATCAGTCCGCAGGTATGGGCTTGGCGAGCGGGTCGGATACGGTCGATTGCGAAGTATGTCCGACGGCTCCTGGTGATCTTTCCCTTCGAGGAGGGTTTCTATCGCGACAAAGGGGTGGAAGCTCTGTATGTCGGTCACCCGCTCCTGGATCGGTTGGCGTCTTCACCATCGATGAATGAGGCGCGTCGCCGCCTAGGGTTGGAGGGAGCGGCTCCGGTATTGGGGCTGCTGCCCGGCAGCCGCACAGGTGAGCTCATGCGGCATCTACCCATCTTGCTCAGATCGGCCAGGCGACTGATGACGGAGCAGCCGGATTTGCGTGTGGTAATTGCCGCGGCCGACGGACTTCCGCTCGACCTTATCGGATCCTTCCTGACCCGAGAAGCCGTCTTAGCTACAGTTGTGCAGGGCCAGACCTATGAGGTCATGGCAGCGTCGGACCTGCTCCTTGTGGCGTCAGGTACTGCGACCATTGAGGCGGCTATTATCGGTACCCCCATGGTGATTGTGTATCGCCTTGCCTTTCTGTCGTGGCTGTTGGGCTGTTTGTTGATCAGGGTTCCGTACATCGGCATGGTGAATCTGGTGGCGGGAAGACGGATTGCGCCGGAGCTGATTCAATTTCACGCGACACCGGAGCGGATCGCCGACGAGGCCCGTCGGTTGCTCCTGTCGGCGGAGCAGCGTCGCCACACGCGGCAGGAGCTCCAGCAGATGCGTGATCGCTTGGGACCGCCTGGAGCCTTGAGTCGGACGGTAGACGCTATCCTTGAGTGCCTGCAGTCGGGTGCCCTGGAGGAGATAGCGGTCCAGAGAGGGTAA
- a CDS encoding Lipid A biosynthesis acyltransferase gives MKSRSHGGVAAYLEYLLVAGFAKGLFHLPSSLAYSIGEGLGAALYRVDHKHRLIAQDNLRQAFSGEHSPREITELARLTFINLGRTVIETCRIPKIDRENFRQFIRIEGYEHFHEAKRRGKGIIYITAHLGSWELLPLASALMGEPLAIVTRPLDNPYLDKVITRFRAAWGTRVLAKKLVMPTLVQALFRGESVGILMDQNITWKEGVFVDFFGRPACTALAPALLALRTDASVLPAAIVRCGRDRHIILVEKEIPLIRTGHLRADVVANTASFTRAIEALVRKAPAQWLWVHRRWKTQPRAESPTPDTRHPTPYTRHPKP, from the coding sequence GTGAAGTCCAGGAGCCATGGCGGTGTTGCCGCCTATCTCGAATACCTCCTTGTGGCAGGATTCGCGAAGGGATTGTTCCACCTGCCATCGTCGTTGGCCTACTCTATCGGTGAAGGGTTGGGCGCGGCTCTCTACCGTGTCGACCACAAACATCGATTGATTGCTCAGGACAACCTGCGCCAGGCTTTCAGTGGTGAGCATTCCCCTCGGGAGATCACTGAGTTGGCGCGCTTAACCTTTATCAATCTGGGCCGAACCGTCATAGAGACGTGTCGGATTCCCAAGATCGATCGAGAGAACTTCCGGCAGTTTATCCGGATCGAAGGGTATGAGCACTTCCATGAGGCTAAGCGCCGAGGGAAGGGGATTATTTACATTACCGCGCATCTGGGGTCATGGGAACTGCTTCCGCTTGCATCCGCCCTCATGGGGGAGCCGTTGGCTATTGTGACGCGCCCTCTGGATAACCCATATCTCGACAAGGTCATCACCCGGTTCCGGGCCGCTTGGGGAACACGGGTATTAGCCAAGAAGCTGGTGATGCCGACGCTGGTGCAGGCGCTGTTTCGTGGGGAAAGCGTTGGGATTCTCATGGATCAAAACATCACCTGGAAAGAGGGGGTCTTTGTCGATTTCTTTGGCAGGCCGGCCTGTACCGCTCTCGCCCCTGCCCTCCTGGCCCTCAGAACCGACGCATCGGTTCTTCCCGCCGCCATCGTGCGGTGCGGGCGGGATCGGCACATCATTCTGGTGGAGAAAGAGATACCCTTAATTCGGACCGGGCACCTGAGGGCGGACGTTGTTGCCAACACCGCCTCCTTCACGAGGGCCATTGAAGCATTAGTTCGGAAGGCGCCGGCCCAGTGGCTTTGGGTCCACCGCAGATGGAAAACGCAGCCGCGTGCTGAGTCCCCGACACCCGACACCCGACACCCGACACCCTACACCCGACACCCGAAACCATGA
- the lpxK gene encoding Tetraacyldisaccharide 4'-kinase (Lipid A 4'-kinase) (Evidence 2a : Function of homologous gene experimentally demonstrated in an other organism; Product type e : enzyme): protein MKGIEALSTWTLRCMAAAPEQWTAQAWLTCLRPISHVYGAAVSLRTALFSCGLAGTHRLPVPVLSVGNISVGGSGKTPCVEMLAGRLRERGQQVVIILRGYRSDSTKPTVVSDGTSVRCKPPVAADEAYLLARHLPGVAVLTGADRYRVGEVAIEQVACGVIILDDGFQHRRLHRDLDIVLVDAVNPLGYGRLLPSGLLREPPEALERADIVVVTNADAGRDVDSAIRAIRQYAPAAPIARAVHRPVSLIDVRSEDRVGLERLTGQRLLAVSGIANPSRFKAMLGQLGARVAAHRIFPDHHRYTPADLELIGRAAKDDGASMVVTTEKDMVKLAHLDIAQVDMPLYALSISFELLEGADLLEAMLNRLVQPSAS, encoded by the coding sequence GTGAAAGGCATAGAGGCGCTCTCAACCTGGACGTTGCGCTGCATGGCGGCTGCTCCAGAGCAATGGACCGCTCAAGCCTGGCTCACGTGTTTGCGTCCGATTTCGCATGTGTATGGGGCAGCCGTTTCGCTGCGGACGGCGCTCTTTAGCTGTGGCCTTGCCGGGACGCACCGACTTCCGGTCCCGGTGCTGAGCGTTGGAAATATCAGTGTGGGTGGAAGCGGGAAGACCCCGTGCGTTGAGATGTTGGCCGGTAGGCTGCGCGAGCGAGGCCAGCAGGTGGTCATCATTTTACGAGGGTACCGGAGTGATTCGACGAAGCCGACCGTCGTTAGCGATGGCACAAGTGTGCGATGCAAGCCGCCGGTCGCGGCTGACGAGGCCTATTTGCTGGCCCGGCATCTGCCGGGCGTCGCCGTCTTGACCGGGGCCGATCGATACCGAGTCGGCGAGGTCGCCATTGAGCAGGTGGCGTGTGGCGTGATTATTCTGGATGATGGGTTTCAGCATCGCAGACTCCACCGCGATCTGGATATCGTGCTGGTTGATGCGGTCAATCCGCTCGGATATGGTCGGCTGCTGCCCTCAGGGTTGTTGCGCGAGCCGCCGGAGGCACTCGAACGGGCTGACATCGTGGTCGTGACGAATGCTGACGCTGGACGCGACGTAGATTCGGCTATACGGGCGATCCGGCAATACGCGCCGGCTGCTCCGATTGCCCGAGCTGTCCATCGGCCTGTCAGCCTTATCGATGTCAGGAGTGAAGACCGCGTGGGTCTTGAGCGTCTCACCGGCCAGCGGCTGTTGGCGGTCTCCGGCATTGCCAATCCAAGCCGATTTAAAGCGATGCTTGGTCAGCTCGGTGCGCGTGTTGCGGCTCACCGTATCTTCCCCGATCACCACCGCTATACTCCAGCCGATCTGGAGTTGATCGGGCGAGCAGCCAAAGATGACGGCGCCTCCATGGTGGTCACCACAGAAAAGGATATGGTAAAATTGGCTCACTTAGACATTGCTCAGGTGGATATGCCACTCTACGCTTTGTCGATCTCATTTGAATTATTGGAAGGGGCGGATCTGTTGGAGGCGATGTTAAACCGCCTGGTACAACCGAGCGCATCGTGA
- a CDS encoding Predicted dehydrogenase, with protein MKNGHPIRVGVVGVGYVGHHHARIYSELPGVELVGVVDIDETRLQEVGIRQRIRLCRDYRELLERVDAVSVAVPTLLHYPIAKEFLKRGVDVLVEKPIAQFPAQADELVEIARCDDRIFQVGHIERFNGAVKALEAVVRNPGFIECHRLGPFAHRNTDVDVVLDLMIHDIDIVLNLIKSPVVSVTAVGVPVISDQVDIANARLEFASGCVANLTASRVSVERVRRIRIFQRDTFISLDYTQQEMTVYHRISGTSKAAAEAASAIVKEEIPIDKAEPLRVELESFIECVRARKRPLVSGEEGRDALKVASQIVERL; from the coding sequence ATGAAGAACGGACATCCAATTCGAGTCGGTGTCGTCGGTGTGGGCTATGTGGGACATCACCACGCCAGGATCTATTCGGAGTTGCCTGGTGTTGAACTGGTCGGGGTGGTCGATATCGACGAGACCCGCCTGCAGGAGGTTGGGATACGGCAGCGGATCCGGTTGTGTCGCGATTACCGCGAGCTCCTGGAAAGGGTAGACGCCGTCAGCGTGGCGGTTCCGACCCTGTTGCACTATCCCATCGCCAAGGAGTTCCTGAAGCGCGGGGTAGACGTCCTGGTGGAGAAACCGATTGCGCAGTTTCCCGCTCAGGCCGACGAACTGGTTGAGATCGCCAGGTGTGACGATCGAATCTTTCAGGTTGGTCATATCGAGCGATTCAACGGCGCGGTAAAGGCGCTCGAGGCCGTCGTGAGGAATCCCGGCTTCATTGAGTGTCACCGTCTTGGTCCTTTTGCCCACCGCAATACGGATGTTGATGTTGTTCTGGATCTGATGATCCATGACATTGACATTGTACTGAATTTGATCAAGTCACCCGTCGTCTCGGTCACGGCTGTGGGCGTCCCGGTCATCTCCGATCAGGTGGATATTGCGAATGCGCGACTTGAATTTGCATCGGGGTGCGTCGCGAACCTGACTGCCAGCCGGGTGAGCGTCGAACGGGTCCGGCGGATACGGATCTTTCAGCGGGACACCTTCATCTCCCTCGATTATACCCAGCAAGAGATGACGGTCTACCATCGCATCTCTGGGACGAGCAAGGCAGCCGCTGAGGCCGCCTCGGCGATCGTGAAGGAAGAGATCCCCATTGATAAGGCAGAGCCGCTTCGTGTTGAGCTCGAAAGCTTTATCGAGTGCGTCCGGGCCAGAAAACGACCTCTGGTCTCAGGGGAGGAAGGACGAGATGCCCTGAAAGTGGCCTCTCAGATTGTGGAGCGATTGTAG
- the fabZ gene encoding (3R)-hydroxymyristol acyl carrier protein dehydratase (Evidence 2a : Function of homologous gene experimentally demonstrated in an other organism; PubMedId : 15194690, 15967411, 8910376, 9197543; Product type e : enzyme) — protein MIDIRQIQEMLPHRYPFLLVDRILEIEPGKRVVGLKNVTINESFFQGHFPGQPVMPGVLVIEAMAQVGGVLLMRTLNVSAEKKLVYFTGIDHAKFRRPVLPGDQVRFEIELLQIRSRNCRMQAMAFVQDKLVAEAELSCMVVDRESSNLPPGIPVVAGE, from the coding sequence GTGATAGATATTCGACAGATTCAGGAGATGCTTCCCCACCGTTATCCGTTTCTTCTCGTCGATAGGATCCTCGAGATCGAGCCCGGAAAGAGGGTGGTGGGGCTAAAGAACGTGACCATTAACGAGTCATTCTTTCAGGGTCACTTTCCGGGGCAGCCGGTCATGCCGGGAGTGCTGGTTATCGAGGCGATGGCGCAGGTCGGAGGTGTTCTGCTGATGCGGACACTGAACGTGAGCGCCGAAAAGAAGCTGGTGTATTTTACCGGCATCGACCACGCCAAGTTCCGCAGGCCAGTGCTACCGGGGGATCAGGTGCGGTTTGAGATCGAGCTGCTCCAGATCAGAAGTCGGAACTGTCGAATGCAAGCAATGGCCTTTGTTCAGGACAAGTTGGTCGCGGAGGCTGAGCTGTCGTGTATGGTAGTCGACCGGGAATCGTCGAATCTTCCTCCCGGTATTCCTGTGGTAGCGGGAGAATAA
- a CDS encoding conserved hypothetical protein (Evidence 4 : Homologs of previously reported genes of unknown function): protein MERLGIIAGGGPLPIVAARDARMQGLKVVAVAVEEAASADLADEVDAICWVGVGQLGRLISALKREQVTDAVMLGKVPLDLLFSRAKIDLAGLLFYWKLKDRRGDTILAGVGDLLAEEGITLHDCRRFLSSILLRKGVLTARAPRLEEQQDIDFGRELARSMAQLRIGQTVVVKRRTVLAVEAIEGTDAAIRRGGTLGNREVVVVKVGRPHKDMRFDLPVIGPETVAALEDAGATALALDADQTLILDREKVVARADRLGLTIVAD, encoded by the coding sequence ATGGAACGTCTGGGGATCATCGCCGGCGGGGGTCCGCTTCCGATTGTGGCCGCGCGGGATGCGCGAATGCAGGGGTTGAAGGTCGTGGCGGTGGCGGTCGAAGAGGCGGCCTCTGCCGATCTGGCCGATGAAGTCGATGCGATCTGTTGGGTGGGCGTCGGACAGCTTGGGCGGTTGATCTCGGCGCTGAAGCGTGAACAAGTGACGGATGCCGTGATGCTCGGGAAGGTCCCGCTGGATCTTCTCTTCTCGCGCGCGAAGATCGATCTGGCCGGTTTGCTGTTCTATTGGAAGCTCAAAGACCGACGCGGTGATACGATCCTCGCAGGTGTAGGCGATCTGCTGGCAGAGGAAGGGATTACCCTGCACGATTGTCGACGGTTCCTCTCTTCGATTCTACTACGGAAGGGAGTACTGACGGCGCGGGCGCCAAGGCTGGAGGAGCAGCAAGATATCGACTTTGGAAGAGAGCTTGCCCGATCGATGGCGCAGTTGCGGATCGGCCAAACGGTCGTGGTGAAGCGCCGTACCGTACTGGCTGTAGAGGCGATCGAGGGAACTGATGCGGCAATTCGCCGCGGCGGTACACTCGGGAATCGTGAGGTAGTCGTGGTAAAGGTTGGGCGTCCTCATAAGGATATGCGCTTTGATCTGCCGGTTATCGGACCGGAGACTGTGGCGGCGCTTGAAGATGCGGGCGCAACCGCGCTTGCCCTGGATGCCGATCAGACGTTGATTCTTGATCGGGAAAAGGTCGTGGCGAGGGCCGATCGACTTGGGCTGACGATTGTGGCTGACTAG
- the kdtA gene encoding 3-deoxy-D-manno-octulosonic-acid transferase (KDO transferase) (Evidence 2a : Function of homologous gene experimentally demonstrated in an other organism; PubMedId : 2033061; Product type e : enzyme): protein MYAVYSFLLTLVLLAWSPSILLKILRRSSYREGWLERAGRYPESLYSRLRAVQPVWIHAVSVGEVGAASILANLWRAQRPMLPLVVSTVTGTGREVARRSLPQAAAVVYFPIDLPMVVHRALASVRPRLILLTETEIWPNFLHACAASKIPVAIINGRLSERSFSRYRLVRPFIRRVLQCVDLFCMQTGADAKRILALGASPERVHVVGNLKFDAVRHADTSLLAEQWRRELQIDAQRQVLVAGSTHAGEEEMLLQAFRRLRGEFPDLLLILAPRHPERVVQVETAVAAHGMAVVRRSALPQGRNGAKEVILLDTVGELSGLYAVGSISFVGGSLISRGGHNLLEPALHGRPVLFGPHMENFIEASAYFVERGAAIQVSDAADLTRQLTRLLRDQGAREKMGQAAMAALAAHQGACERTATLLERFVS from the coding sequence ATGTATGCTGTCTACTCCTTCTTACTGACCCTCGTTCTGCTCGCGTGGTCACCCTCCATCCTTTTGAAGATACTCCGACGTTCCTCCTACCGGGAAGGATGGTTGGAGCGTGCGGGCCGTTACCCGGAGTCGTTGTACTCACGGCTGCGAGCGGTTCAGCCTGTCTGGATACATGCCGTCTCGGTGGGGGAGGTCGGCGCGGCTTCGATTCTGGCGAATCTCTGGAGGGCGCAGCGACCGATGCTCCCGCTTGTCGTCTCGACGGTGACCGGAACCGGACGAGAGGTCGCCAGACGTTCGCTCCCGCAGGCGGCGGCCGTCGTGTACTTTCCGATCGATCTACCGATGGTTGTTCATCGGGCCCTGGCCTCAGTGAGACCCCGCCTCATCCTTCTCACAGAGACAGAAATCTGGCCAAATTTCCTCCATGCCTGCGCGGCCTCGAAGATTCCGGTTGCCATCATCAATGGTCGACTATCGGAGCGCTCGTTTTCACGCTACCGCCTTGTCCGACCCTTTATCCGCCGAGTCCTTCAGTGCGTTGATCTCTTTTGCATGCAAACCGGCGCCGACGCCAAGCGAATTCTCGCGCTGGGCGCCAGTCCTGAGCGGGTGCATGTGGTGGGTAATCTCAAGTTCGATGCAGTCCGCCACGCCGACACCTCATTGCTGGCCGAACAGTGGCGTCGGGAACTTCAGATTGACGCGCAGCGACAGGTCCTGGTGGCGGGAAGCACGCATGCCGGCGAGGAGGAGATGTTGCTCCAGGCCTTTCGCCGCCTGCGCGGAGAGTTTCCGGACCTGTTGCTGATCCTGGCGCCGCGCCATCCGGAGCGGGTAGTCCAGGTGGAAACGGCGGTTGCCGCTCATGGCATGGCCGTAGTGAGGCGGAGCGCTCTACCTCAAGGGCGAAATGGCGCGAAGGAGGTGATCCTTCTGGACACCGTCGGTGAACTGTCAGGGCTGTACGCGGTGGGGAGTATCAGCTTTGTCGGTGGGAGTCTTATATCCAGAGGCGGCCACAACCTGCTCGAGCCGGCCCTGCACGGTCGGCCGGTGCTCTTCGGTCCCCACATGGAGAATTTTATCGAGGCGAGTGCGTACTTTGTCGAACGGGGGGCGGCCATCCAGGTAAGCGATGCGGCGGATCTCACCCGGCAGCTTACCAGGCTCCTGCGTGATCAAGGAGCGAGAGAAAAGATGGGTCAGGCGGCAATGGCAGCCTTAGCGGCCCATCAGGGCGCATGCGAGCGGACAGCGACCCTCCTGGAGCGGTTCGTATCGTGA